DNA from Pirellulaceae bacterium:
TTCTCCACCTACGCGACTTGGTGGATTCGTCAAGCGATCACGCGGGCCATTGCCGATCAAGCGCGGACCATACGCATTCCGGTGCACATGATCGATGTTCTTAGTCGATTGCGCAATATCCAAAAGCAGTTGACTCAAGAATTGCATCGCGAGCCGACCACCGAAGAAATTGCGGCGCAGACTGACATTCCCGTAGAAGAGGTGCGGCGCGTGCTGGATATCGGCCGGCACCCTGTCAGTGTCGATCGTCCGGTAGGCGAAGGCGAGGACAACTCGTTCGGTGAGTTCATTGAAGACAACGACCACGGTAACCCGATTCGCAATGCCAGCCATGGTTTGTTGCGGGAGCAAATCGATACGATGCTCAAGTCGCTGACATTTCGTGAACGCGAAATTATTCGCTTGCGGTACGGTCTCGTGGATGGCTATTCATACACGCTGGAGGAAGTCGGACGTATCTTCAAGGTGACTCGCGAGCGCGTACGACAAATCGAGGCCAAAGCGGTTTCTAAGATGCAGAATCCGGTCCGTGCGCAACAACTGGCAGGCTATCTGCGCAGCGAGGCCGCCTAGCCATTCCGCCGAGTCAAGCCGCTTGACGACAACAGCCTGAAATGCCAGAAAAACGCAGGTTTTTCTGGCACTGGGGTTCGCCGGCGGTTGCGAGTGCAGACTGGGTAAACCACAATCTCTGTAGCCAGGTTCGCCAGCAGATGGGGAGTGACGCGGTCTCCACCGTCTGGCGAACGTGGCTGCATTGTGTCTTATTGTCAGAGCCGCTTGGCAATCTGGTTTCCTGCATACTCGCTTGACAAGAAAAGTGTATCGGAATGAATGTTCTGCGACTGCTGTGTTGCGTTGGCTGTATTGCACTGGTTGGTAGTTGGAGTGGTGCCCAGGAGGCGGTGCAGTCGGAGCTGATCTTCCCGCTGCATCCTAAACATAATCATGCTCCGGGGATTGCAGAGTTGCCCAGTGGTGAATTGATCGTCTCTTGGTTTCGCGGATCTGGTGAACGAACTGCTGACGATGTCGCCGTGTACGGAGCCCGGAGACCCGTCGGATCACGGCAATGGAGCGAGCCATTCGTGATGGTCGACACCCCCGGCTTTCCCGATGGAAACACCTGCCTGATGGTGGACACAGACGGTAGGCTGTTTCTGTTCTGGCCGTTGGTACTGGCCAATACGTGGGAGTCGTGTGTCACGCAAATGCTGATTTCTGAGCAGCCGGAAGGAATAGGTTCGCCGCAGTGGACTCGGCGCGATTCGCTGTGGCTCAAGCCCAAGGACTTCAGCCCGCAAGCATTGGAGGGGTTGGATAAGCTGCTGGGCGTGTTGCCCGAGTCAGCCAAAGCGGAACTGGATGACGTGGTAAAGTTTCGCGAGCGAGTTCAGGATAAGCTATATCAGCGACTAGGTTGGCAAGGCCGCTGCAAGCCGACAGTGCTGCCCAGCGGACGTATTCTACTGCCGCTTTATTCGGACACCTTCTCCTTCTCCATCATGGCGATCAGCGACGATCGTGGGCTAACGTGGCATGCTTCGGAACCACTAATGGGATTCGGAAACATCCAGCCAAGTGTCCTGCGACGTAACGATGGCACGCTGGTGGCCTACATGCGCGAGAACGGGCCTCGCAGACAAGTCCGCGTGAGCGAATCGAGCGACGATGGCCAGACCTGGGGACCGGTCGGCACGATCCCCATAGCCAATCCCGGCTCGGGACTGGATGCTGTGCAGACTCGCAGTGGCAATTGGCTACTGATCTCCAACAATACGATCGTCGGTCGCAATCGGTTGGCCATTTCCGTATCCAAAGACGAGGGACAATCTTGGCCGATCACGGTGCTGTTAGAGGATCAGCCCAAGGGAGCGTACCACTATCCGGCCATCATTCAGACTCGCGACGGCAAAATACACGCCGTCTACAGTTACTTCAGCGATGAGGGCAAAAGCATGAAGCATGTCGAGTTTGAAGAGGCCTATTTGCTGGGGCAGTAGAGTATAATGTCAAGACGTGGTCGTCATGGCTCTCAGGAGCACCCAGTGAATTTGGCTTACTGTATTCGAGTAACCGACGGTGTCCAGGCGTATCGTAACGGGAATTTGGTTCCTGCCACTGAGGCGGGGCGTTATCGCCAGCTGCCTGCTGCTGGCGTGCGGCATGATCTGCCTGGGTCCGGCTGCCGGGGCAGATTCTGAGCTGCCAGAGGTTAAGCGAATTAACGAGGCGATTCAGCAGAGCTGGACAGCGGCCGGACTGGTCGCATCCAAGAACGAGAACGATCTGAAGTGGATGCGGCGGCTGATGCTGGATGTAGTCGGTCGCATTCCCACTGATCAAGAGCAACAGGAGTTCGGTCGCGACAAGAGTTCCGACAAACGCCGCAAATTGGTCGAGCGATTACTGAGCGACGAGCGATATGCTGCTCAGTTTGCCGATTATTGGGCTGGCGTGTGGAGCAATATCTTGATCGGTCGCTCTAGCGGTAACAACGCTAATTCGCTGACCAATCGTGGCGGTATGTTTGAGTATCTGCGTACCAGCTTTGCCCAGCAAAAGCCCTACGATCGCATGGCTTTCGAGTTGATTACGGCCACCGGAACCAACAAGCCGGGCGAGAGTGATTTTAATGGTGCCACCAACTACTTAGCTGACAAAGTCAATCAAGACAATGCGACGCTGGCCACCGCCGCCACCGCCCGCATCTTTCTGGGGATGCAGGTTCAGTGTACTCAGTGCCACAACCATTTCTTCAATCAATGGAAACAAGAAAGGTTCTGGCAACTGAATGCCTTCTTTCGGCAGACTCGAGCGCTCCGGCGGTTTGTCCCTGGCACGCAGAATGTAGATTTCATTGAGTTGGTTGACGAAGACTTTGGCGGCGAAGGCAATCGCGCGCAGCCCGAAGAGGCAATCATATTCTACGAAGAACGCAATCAAGTGGTGCGTAGTGCGTACCCCGTGTTCGTAGATGGAACCGCCATTGGTCGCAGTGGACTGGTAGCCAAAGTCAACCGCCGTCAGGAATTGGGGAAACTGATTGTGGGTAGTCGAGACTTGGCCACTGCAGTCGTCAATCGAACTTGGGCGCAGTTTCTGGGGTATGGCTTCACGCGACCCATCGACGACCTTGGTCCCCATAACGTCCCATCGCATCCCGAATTGCTGGACGACCTGACCCAAGCCTTCATAGACTCCGACTATGATTTGCGGGCGTTGATGCGGTGGATCGTGCTATCGCAGCCCTATCAGATCTCCAGTGTCCAGTCCGGTGGTAACCGCCAAGACGATCCGGCCCTGGGAGTCCCGCCGCAGTTCAGCCGCTTCTACATGCGACAGATGACGGCTGAGCAGTTGTATCAATCACTGTTGACGGTGGCAGATCAGGGAGAAATATCAAGCCAGGATCAGCAACGACAGCGAGAAGAGTGGTTAAATCAGTTTGTGGTCGCCTTTGGAAACGATGCCGGCGACGAAGCCACGACATTCAATGGCTCCATTCCTCAAGCACTGATGATGTTCAACGGCGAATTAGTCAAGCGGGCTATTCAGGCTGAACCAGGTTCGTTGTTAAACGATTTGGCTGCTAGGCCGTCCAGGTATCCTGATAAGGTGCAGATGTTGTTTACTCTGGGGCTAGCGCGGCGTGCCAACCAGCGCGAGTTGGATATCGCGGCTCAGTTGCTGACGGCCCGTAGTGGCAATGTCACTCAGGCCCTCCAGGACTTGTGGTGGGCGATACTCAACAGTAATGAATTCATTCTGGTGCACTGAGCTGCGCCACAAATTGAAATAAGTGTCGCTAGCGTCGCCAGACGGTGGAAGAATTGGCCTACCACCATCTGACGATGGTAGTGGCCAGTAGGCCGATCGTCGAAACTGAGGTTCTAGCTGGAGTCGACTAACGATGCTTTGGAAGATGTACAGTCAGCCGCCTGGCATGTCCCGGCGGCATTTCTTGCAACATGCGGCTAGCGCCTGTCCGCTGGCGGCTTCGGCTCTGGCGCTGGGCCATTCACTGACGGTTCATGCTGATCAGCTCAAGCGACAACGTAAATCTGCCATCCTGCTGTGGATGGGTGGTGGTCCAGCGACGATTGACTTGTGGGATCTCAAACCCGGTGCGGCCACTGGCGGTCCATTCCAGCCGATTCGTACCACGGGTGATGTGGAGATTTGCGAACACTTGCCACAGATCGCCAAGCAAATGCAGCATCTGTCCGTGGTGCGGTCGATGAGTACTCGCGAAGCCGATCATGACCGTGGACGCTACTACATGCATACAGGCTATGTTCCGAATCCTACTGTCGAGCATCCCAGCGTGGGTTCTGTGGTGGCTCGAGAATTGATGGCGCGCCGCAGCGATCTAGAGATTCCACCATTTATCACTATCGGCGGAGCAAGTCCTGGGCCTGGGTTTTTGGGTATGAGCTTCGCGCCATTCAGCGTGTCTAGCGATGGTCGTATACGAAATCTTGAGCAGTGGACGAACGATCCGCGAATCGCTCAGCGTATGAAGACATTGGAGGTCATCGAACAAGGCTTCGTCCGTCAGAACCGCGGGTCAGCCGCCGAGAGCCATCAAACCATCCTTCAAAAGACCTTTCAATTGATGACCAGCCAGCAGATGTCAGCCTTTAACGTCTCCTCCGAGCCGCTGGCGGTTCGTGAGCGTTACGGTGACAGCGCCTTTGGCCGCGGCTGTTTGATGGCGCGGCGGCTAGTTGAAACGGGTGTGCCATTTGTCGAAGTTGATTTAGGCGGCTGGGATAATCATCAGGGCATTTTTCCAATCCTTCAGAACCAACGACTGCCGGTTCTAGATCAGGCTATGAGCGCCTTGGTGGAAGACTTGGCACAGCGGGAACTGCTCAAGGATACCGCTGTAATCTGGATGGGTGAATTCGGTCGGACTCCGTCAATCAATGGCAATGCAGGCCGAGATCACTACGCGCGGGCCTGGAGCGCGGTCCTGGGCGGTGCCGGTATGCGCGGTGGGTTAGCTATCGGCGAGACAGATCAGGAAGGTCGCGCCGTCACCAGTCAGCCCTATTCGTCCGAGGATTTGATGTCCACGATCTGCCACGCGCTGGGCATTTCCCTGGAGACGACCTATCGCAGTCCCAACGGTCGGCCCATCAAAATTGCTGGTGGTGGCAAAATCATTCAACCGCTGTTTGGCTAGACAGTCCGGGCAGCGATTTCGAGAGGGACTCGACAGTCGCCGCATGTCTGGGATAATCCTTGCCCCGCCACACCTCAATGGGCCAGTGGACTGTTGGTAGTTTCCGTGACGCGGGCGGTGGACGAACGAGCGTTCCACCGACGGGTGCAGGTGGCGACCTGTCATTCTTATCGGCCGCGCGGCCAACGACCGGCGTGTCGCGCGAACTATTTCAGCATTATTTCATTTCGCTTACAAGTTGAGCACGTATTATGGCCAAGAAGACCATCGCAGACGTTAATCCCCAAGGCAAAGTTGTATTGATGCGTGTGGACTTTAATGTCCCGCAAGACGACTCGGGAGCGATCACCGATGATCGCCGGATTCGCATGGCGCTGCCGTCGATCCAGTCAGTGCTCCAGCGAGGAGGCCGGCTGGTGCTGATGAGCCACTTGGGAAGGCCCAAGGGTAAGCCCGATCCGAAATACACCTTGGCACCCACCGCAGTGCGACTGGCTGAATTGTTGAATCAGCCCGTGGCATTTGCTGCCGACACGGTCGGTGCTGATGCAGCCAACAAGATCGCGGCATTGCGAGACGGACAGGTATTGGTGCTGGAAAATGTGCGATTCAATGCCGGAGAAACGTCGGAGTCCCGCGAATACGCGGAGACGCTGGCAGGTTGGGCGGACATCTACTGCAACGACGCCTTTGGAACCTGTCATCGCACGGATGCGTCCATGCTGGCTGTGCCGCAAGCCATGGCCGGCAAGCCGCGCGTCGTGGGATTTCTGGTTGCCAAAGAAATACAGTATTTGAGCGACACGATTGCACACCCTGCACGCCCGTTTGTGGCGATCCTGGGTGGTGCTAAGGTCAGTGACAAGATCAACGTGATCAGCAATCTTCTGGGGATATGCGATTATGTGCTGATTGGTGGCGCGATGGCCTACACCTTTTCACTGGCTCAAGGCGGTCGTGTGGGTAAGAGTTTGGTTGAGGCCGACAAGCTGGAATTGGCCAAGCAGCTCATCGCCGCTGGCGGTGCTAAGCTGGTCCTGCCGAGCGACACGCATTGTGGCGATGCGTTTTCTAGCGATTGCGCCAAACAAGTGGTACCGGCAGGACAGATTCCTGATGGCTGGGAGGGCTTGGACATTGGCCCCAAGACGGCTGAACACTACGGACAATTATTGGCCAGCGCAAAGACCGTGGTTTGGAACGGACCGATGGGAGTATTTGAAATGCCGCCGTTTGACGCGGGGACCAAGCGCGTCGCTCAGGCCATTGCCGCGAGTCACGCAATAAGCATTATCGGCGGAGGCGATTCGGCTGCGGCCATTGAACAAATGGGACTGGCCGATCAGATCACGCACGTCAGCACTGGGGGCGGCGCCAGTCTGTCGATGTTGGAAGGTCAAAAATTTGCCGCCGTCGAGCTGCTGGATAACGCCTAGCCCAAGCTTGTGCATGACCGATGCGGCGTTGGCCACAGTTCGGGCTGTCCTGTTGCGTTGAAGCGGCTCACGTATTTGTTACCGCTGCTTCCCCAGTCGCACTGCAAAGCCGATCAACACGGCCACGATAAAACCTGCGGTGACGGCTAAGACCACAGTGCCCGCCGTTGGGTCGCTGGACTTGTCGATCAGCACGGTGGTGGCCGCAGCAATGGCACCCAGCACCGAGGCCGCCATCAAGATATTCCAAATCCACATCGACGCGCCGACGGGCTTTTCCTCCTTTAGCAGCGAGCGGCTATTCATCATCATCATAAATGTGATGTATGCAATCGGCAGTAGCAACATGCAAAAAGACGAAGCCAGAATGGCCAACCACAACTTCGAAGGACCGTCCCAAACTTGCGGCCACGACGCGCCAGACACTCCGGCCAGAAGGCAGCCAATTGTAAATGTGGGCTGTGTACCTTGTGGATGATCGAATGCCTCGCACAACGCATAGCCATTGATGAGCATCAGGATGATAATGGTCGAGACACCCATGCCAAAGGCACCCAGTCCGAAGATAATGCTGGCCAGTTTTTCGCCCAACAATGGTGATAGGGATTTCGAGAGCTGGAATGCGTCGCGCTGCACCAAAGTCAATGCGATCTGCTTTTCGGTTGTGTCGAGTGTGGCCATGGCTGCCAATTGCTGATCGCGACTCAAATTCGCATAGGCTTCCGATCCTACTTCGTGTGATATGCGAGCCGCCAGCGATTTTTCCACGGACTTGAACATGGGGCTGCTGACCATCACGTCGGGCTGAGAGCTGGCTAATTTGTCGTCTAGCTCCTGGCCGTGAAAGGTTGCTGCCGAGGCGATCACCACGCAGCTCGTTACAATCAAATAGGGTATCGCCATGCCAGTTGCCAAGTCAAATCGGGCAAGACCCCGAAACGGCTTGTCCCAGCCGCGAGTCAGCATGGAATAGGGCAACAAGAAGGTCATATTGATGCCCACGGCGGTGGCGGCTGCGCCAATCATCACGGCGCGTTGTTCTTTCACGATTCGCGCAGACCAAAATTCGGCATGGCTGGGACTTAGATGACCCACTAGCTCTGCCAACTTGCCGATGGGTCGAAACATAGCCGTCAAGTCGGGTACAAAGCCACTGAGAATGGATTGCCACTGCATCGTTCCTTGGCTGACTAACAGTACCACGACACCGAAAAAGCAAATGACAATCATACCGACGAGCGCCTTGAGCACGAGGTCGAACAGTTTTCTGCCAAGACCACCTTTCAGGCTCATGTGAACGACGCCGTAACACACGACCAGAAGTACTGCCGAGACCCACAGTTTATTGGCGAAGGAGTCGCTCATCGCCGAGCCCACCAAGTTCTCATTCAATGAGGCGTAGCACAAGCTAAACTGCGGCATGCACCAAATCATGTTGGCCATCATGGTGGCAATGAGCCATCCCCAGGCCAGTACTGGATTGATATGCTGGGCGATTGCCGGAAATGGTCGTTGGCCTGTGGATAAAGTGACATAGCTTATGGCGCTAAGCATGATCACTCCCATGGTGATCGCTACCAACTGCAGCCACAACAGATGCGTACCCCCCAGAGCGCCTAAGAACAACGCTCCTGCCAGCGATCCTCCACCCAGCGTAATAGCGCTCTGCAGCCAGCCGGGGCCCGATAGCCGCACGTAAACTCCCAGCGTTGCCAATGGACCGTGCTTTTGGGCTGACACCAGTTGATGTCGATTGTGATCAATTTCTGATTGGTCTTTCATGGTACCTCGGAGGTCGAATCGCGGTGACGTTCAATCTTGATCGATCAATCAGGATTGGACATAGGGGCGCTTAGGTCGTTGGCTAGGTCATTACAATAGCTTCCTAAGCCGAGGAAGGGGATAGGTCCGGCATTTTTTGAAGCTGTTTCGCAACCTTTTCAACTTATCCCAGACGCACAATGCAGGTCGCTGGTTTCAGCCAATCACAGTTGCTAGAATCGTAACGGCCGGCGTCCTACATGTCGGCATTCATGGGTTGAGTGAACCAGGTAGGAGACTGGGCGTGGGCAGTTAGATGGTGAAGGTCCTTTGGAAATCATGTGCGCTGCCGTTGGTTTGTCTAGTGAGCCTACCGATGTTGTGGGCGATTGCTGGCCCCCAGGATGATCGGGTTCTACAGGCGATCTGCCAACATGGATTGCCTGACATTGCCGTCGGCTATGCCCGGGCTCGTCGTGATGTGCCGGGCGGTGCAGTGGCTCGCCAGTCTGACGCTGTGGCCTGGTGGACTATGCGCGAAATGGAATTCCTGGCTCAAGCCGCGTTACATGGTGTGATGGCTGGCTCTAATGGCTGGCAAGAATGTGGAGCAGCAGCCGAGCGGTACCGACAGCGGCCAGACGTGGATTCGGACTTGACTAAAAACCGACGAGGACCGTGGATCGAGTGGCAATTGGCTCGCTGTGACTTGGTGCACGCTCAATCCGTGTTGGCCACCTTTCTGGCCAACCCGATGCAACTTCAGGCGCGCGATCAGGCACTGGAATTAGTACGGGGTCTTATCGAGCGATCAGAACGGCTGCTTACCGAAATTCGTCGACGACAACCCATCGCGGCTCGACAGTCGCCTCAAGATGGCGCCGAAGCAGCCGCAGAACAACTGCGGAATCTCTTGGCCGATACCGAGCTGTTGCAATGCGAAGCGCTCCTAGTTCGTAGCCAACTTTACCCACCCAATGCAGCAGATCGCGCGGCTGCGCTGTCCGAAATGCTCGAGAAAGTTCAAGCTCTCCAAAGTCGTGGCGGCGGACGCTTGCCAAGCAGTGATGCGTTGCTGGTAGCGCAGGCTACCGCCCAGGTGGAACTTGGTGATCCGCAGGCGTTGCAGCGTTTGGTTGACTTGAGCCAACGAGCTGACCGACCAGCGCTGCGTCTGCAAGCCGGAGTTCTCGGGGTCAGGTATTTCACGCAGCGCAAAGACTTCAGGCAAGCTGAGGAACTGTTAAACCGTCTGCAATGGTTGCTGCGTGACGATGCCAGCTTGGAGCCACTGTGGCAGCTTTCGCAAATCGAACTCACTCTCGGCCGTATGGCGGAGATGCAGCCCGAGCAGCAAGCCGCAGTTGCCGGTCAATTGACTCAACAGGCTGAGCAATTAGGCCAGCGTTTCGGTGGTTATTGGCGGACTCGTGCCGAGGCGCTGCTAGTGAGTCACCTTGCCAGTCAACGTTCCGAAGATGCGCAGTTAGGGACGGTGCTGCTGATGGCTGAAATTCGCCAATTGATTGCTGCTGGTCGTGAACAGCAGGCGATAGAAAAACTTTTACAGGCTTACACAGCTCAGTTGTCGGCGGGCAATGCGGCTGATGCATTGCAGTGGTTGTCCATGGCGGCTGCCATGTTGCGACGCAGTCAACAGTGGCAGCGAGCCGCTGAGGTAATCGAGCAGTCGGCCGGTGATTGGTCACAAGCGCCCGAGGCGGCTGAGACGCATTTGTGGGCGATTCGTGCTCGTGCGGAGGTGTTGCGCGAGCCGAGCGCTCACCCCACCGCTGGGCAGGCGTTTAAAGCATCTATCCAGCAACAGTTGCGACTGTGGCCCGATGAACAGGCAACCTCGCAGGCTAGGCTGTGGTTAAAGAATTGGATGATGGCCAGGGGGCAGGCATCTGAGTATTTGGAATTCATGCAAGCCGAATTGCCGCGAGTTCACCAGCCGAGCGTTGCCGATGCGATGCTGAATGAGTGGATTGAGGTGACGCTCAATCGAGGTGCATCGCTGACAACCGATTCAGCTCTTGACTGGATCGAGACGCCAGCCGTTCCGTTTGCCGAACCGCAGGTTGCGTACGCCGCTCGGTTGGTAGCTTTGGCAGCCCTGGAATTGTCTGAGTGTGCCTTCGGTGGCTCGTGGAGCGAGCCGGAAGATATTCGGCGGCGATGGCAAGAAATGACCGGCTGGTTGAGTGACTCGACAGCCAGCCAATGGTCGGTAACCGGATTCGTGGCGATTGCCGTGGCGCTGGATGAGCTACGACTGCAACGTGAAGTGGTACCAACTCTGAGTCCAGATTCTCGCCAAGGTAGGTATCAAGAATTGCCGTTGCAGCCGGAATCCAAGCCTAACGGGCAAGACAATCCCTTTAACCAACTGACACCTCTGGGACGGGCTGGCGTGGCACCGGCATTGGTGGCGGTTCTGGATTGGTGTGCTCCCGACCAGCGGCGCGCGGCATGGCTGCAACTGACTTTGGAACCGCACTGGAGTCGCCCGTCAAGCGAAGGCTTGAAGCCGCAGAAGCTCAACCCCCTGGCTCACATGGCGCTACTGCGGGTCGCGGCCTGGCAGCAAACCGAGGGGGCTGACGTAAGCTTACAAGAATTCGCGGAGCAACATGCCAAGCACGGTTTCGTGCAGCTCATGTACGCCTATCGTCTGGCCGAGCTTGAGCAGTTGGCTCCAGCCATCGAGCGAACTCGACGCATCGCCGCGTTCGCCCCGGCAGGCAGTAGCCTGCAATCGGCAGCTCGATTGTGCCTAGTAAGGCTGCTTGTGCGTAGCGGCGCCATCGATGAAGCTAAGAACTCGGCGAGATTGTTCCTGGCGACCGCGCCGCAAATAAACGCACTCTGGGCGCAAAGGTTGAACCGATTAGCGGGTGAGGCTAGCGAATAGATAGCCGTATGCGACCTGCCTCTTATCTTCGACATTGCCCCAGAAATGAATCTAGGCACCACTTAGAACTACGCCCACGCATGTCAGTGGCCGGAAAATGGAGTTCTGCGGAATTGCCCAGGGGCGGTCATGACTATTCTGACTCAGGTTGTCGTTCGGTTGGCTGCGTAGGTTCTTGTCCGGCTGCCTGCGGAGGAATTAGCAACTGTGGGTCGATGGGTTTCTTGTCTTGATACAGCTCCAGGATTTTTTGCGCGACGGGAAGCTGATCTGCGTTGGCTAGCTGAATAACTTTTTCTTGCCAGCCAATAGCGGTTTCAAAATCATCAGCGGACGCAAAGCATGCAGCCAGCAGAGTCAAATCGTTGACGTCTTTGTACTGGCTGATATCGTTCACCACTTTGGCCAATTCGATGGCGATTACCGGATCGCGTAGTTGGCTTTCGGTGCAAGTGGCCAGTAACCACGCGCGATTGACCAGGGCTAAAACGAATCGCGGAGCCAGTTCGACGGCGCGCTGGTAGTCTGCGGTCGCACGAGCAAAGTTACCGAGCATCTGGTAGTTGTAGCCGCGATTGTTGAAGGCCACTGCCGATTGCGGGGCCAGTTCAATGACTTTGGTAAAATCGTCGATGGCGGCCTGATGCTGGCCCATTTGAAATTTGATGAAGCCGCGCCCCATCCAAGCCGAAATATCGTTGGAAACCAAGTCGATCGCAGAATCATAGTCCTTAACGGCCAATTCCAGCTTACCCAGCAACTTGTGGGCCACAGCTCGCTGCGAAAACAGCACCGGATTCTGTGAGTGTGTCTCTAAAGCAGCGGAATAATCCGCCACTGCCAGATCGTACTTACCGACCACCATGTAGACGCTGGCCCGGTTCATGCGCGGTACTTGGTCTTTGGGATCCTTGGCGATGGCCAGCGTAAAATCTTCGATGGCTTTGTCGTGCTGTCCCATCGTAGAATGGAACAGGCCGCGACTGGCGTAGGCATGAGATTCGGTATAGCCCAACTGGATGGCCTTGTCGAAGTCTGCAAGTGCGCTTTCCGGATCGCCTTGAGCCCAGTGGGCGCTGGCTCGTAGCGTGTACAGTCGCCCTTCTTCAGGCGATTGCAGAATCAGTTCGTCGTAGATTGGGATCGACTCGGAGAGCCGCGCGGCATTGTCTTTGGCGACTGCACCTTTGCGACCTGAGAGCGTAGCGATGACATAGTCATTGGCCCGCTCAGCGACGACCGTCAGCAAGTCGCCCTTGTGGATGGTGTCAATGATTTCGTCCTTCAGCCGAAGAGTCATGTCGATGCGGGCCACGATTGGATCGGGAGAGGTGGGGTTGGTCGGTGGAACGGGCGGGGGTATTTGCTCACCACTGCTTTCAGAATGGTCGCTGCCGGCTGGAGTTTCCGCCGCGGCTGAGTCGGTGGTGGTTGACTGGTCGCCTCTGGATTGGCCATCGCTTGGAGGAGCTTCAGCAGTCGTCGCCGCGTCTGTTCCCGGAGTTTCTTGAGCGGCTAGCGGCGTGCAGCGTTGACCCAATGCGATCACCAGACCAACGATCAACAGGCAAGACCAAGCAGGTTGACGCAACATAGTTAACGTAGCAGGTGAGGTGGGATGAGCAGCTATTACGAATTTACCGGTAGCGACCCTCGCCAAGTATCAGTAGCGACCGTCGCCTGCGCGGTGGGGATGCTGAGATTCCAGCGTCCGACGATTGCGAAGTCTGGGGTCGAGGGACTAAGTGCACTGGAGCTGCCATGTTAACCCACCTGCAATTGCGATTCAACGTGACGAATCACGTCTCGCACGCTCCAGCGTCGGCTTCCATCCAGTTGCACGTTTTGGCTGAGCCATTCGGCGACGGTTTTCTCAGCCGAGATGACGGTGCTATGGCGACGGCTACCGAAATAGTCGCCGATCTCTTTGTAGGCTGCTGAGGTGTATTTCCGCGCCAAAAACATGGCCAACATCCGCGGTTGGCTGACGGTACGGACTTTGCATTTCGATTGCAAGCTGTCCTGCTGCAGCCCAAACATTCCACAAACGGCGCGTTCGATGTCCGAAAGACGCACGATCGGCTGGGCTGCCTGGACAAGATCAGCCACGGCGTTCCAGCAGCCGTCGACAGTTAATGGGCGGCTAGAGACCGATGCGGTAGCCACCAGTCGATGAACCACGCCGCGAATTAGCCGACCATCGCCGCAGACCCGATCGGCCAACAGCTCCAGTGCTTCTCCAGCGATATGAATGCCCGATTCCAGGACTTGTTGTCGCAGCAAGGTCAGTCGCATCGACTGATCCAACGGATAGACGGGCGCTATCAGTCCGCCTCGCAAGCGTCCCAATAAATCGCCACCCAGCGCCGACAGCTCACTCAGAGGTCGGTCAGCTGTGACTATGATTTGCTTACCGGCACGCAATAAATAGTCGATCGTGTAACGCGCTTCGGCCAACGTGGAGCGCTTGCCAATGAAGAAATGAATGTCATCCAGCAACAGCGCGTCCACATCGCGATAACGGCGACGAAACATCGGCAAGCCGCGACCTTGTAGCCCCTCG
Protein-coding regions in this window:
- a CDS encoding phosphoglycerate kinase produces the protein MAKKTIADVNPQGKVVLMRVDFNVPQDDSGAITDDRRIRMALPSIQSVLQRGGRLVLMSHLGRPKGKPDPKYTLAPTAVRLAELLNQPVAFAADTVGADAANKIAALRDGQVLVLENVRFNAGETSESREYAETLAGWADIYCNDAFGTCHRTDASMLAVPQAMAGKPRVVGFLVAKEIQYLSDTIAHPARPFVAILGGAKVSDKINVISNLLGICDYVLIGGAMAYTFSLAQGGRVGKSLVEADKLELAKQLIAAGGAKLVLPSDTHCGDAFSSDCAKQVVPAGQIPDGWEGLDIGPKTAEHYGQLLASAKTVVWNGPMGVFEMPPFDAGTKRVAQAIAASHAISIIGGGDSAAAIEQMGLADQITHVSTGGGASLSMLEGQKFAAVELLDNA
- a CDS encoding DUF1549 domain-containing protein; translation: MICLGPAAGADSELPEVKRINEAIQQSWTAAGLVASKNENDLKWMRRLMLDVVGRIPTDQEQQEFGRDKSSDKRRKLVERLLSDERYAAQFADYWAGVWSNILIGRSSGNNANSLTNRGGMFEYLRTSFAQQKPYDRMAFELITATGTNKPGESDFNGATNYLADKVNQDNATLATAATARIFLGMQVQCTQCHNHFFNQWKQERFWQLNAFFRQTRALRRFVPGTQNVDFIELVDEDFGGEGNRAQPEEAIIFYEERNQVVRSAYPVFVDGTAIGRSGLVAKVNRRQELGKLIVGSRDLATAVVNRTWAQFLGYGFTRPIDDLGPHNVPSHPELLDDLTQAFIDSDYDLRALMRWIVLSQPYQISSVQSGGNRQDDPALGVPPQFSRFYMRQMTAEQLYQSLLTVADQGEISSQDQQRQREEWLNQFVVAFGNDAGDEATTFNGSIPQALMMFNGELVKRAIQAEPGSLLNDLAARPSRYPDKVQMLFTLGLARRANQRELDIAAQLLTARSGNVTQALQDLWWAILNSNEFILVH
- a CDS encoding exo-alpha-sialidase — translated: MNVLRLLCCVGCIALVGSWSGAQEAVQSELIFPLHPKHNHAPGIAELPSGELIVSWFRGSGERTADDVAVYGARRPVGSRQWSEPFVMVDTPGFPDGNTCLMVDTDGRLFLFWPLVLANTWESCVTQMLISEQPEGIGSPQWTRRDSLWLKPKDFSPQALEGLDKLLGVLPESAKAELDDVVKFRERVQDKLYQRLGWQGRCKPTVLPSGRILLPLYSDTFSFSIMAISDDRGLTWHASEPLMGFGNIQPSVLRRNDGTLVAYMRENGPRRQVRVSESSDDGQTWGPVGTIPIANPGSGLDAVQTRSGNWLLISNNTIVGRNRLAISVSKDEGQSWPITVLLEDQPKGAYHYPAIIQTRDGKIHAVYSYFSDEGKSMKHVEFEEAYLLGQ
- a CDS encoding DUF1501 domain-containing protein, translated to MSRRHFLQHAASACPLAASALALGHSLTVHADQLKRQRKSAILLWMGGGPATIDLWDLKPGAATGGPFQPIRTTGDVEICEHLPQIAKQMQHLSVVRSMSTREADHDRGRYYMHTGYVPNPTVEHPSVGSVVARELMARRSDLEIPPFITIGGASPGPGFLGMSFAPFSVSSDGRIRNLEQWTNDPRIAQRMKTLEVIEQGFVRQNRGSAAESHQTILQKTFQLMTSQQMSAFNVSSEPLAVRERYGDSAFGRGCLMARRLVETGVPFVEVDLGGWDNHQGIFPILQNQRLPVLDQAMSALVEDLAQRELLKDTAVIWMGEFGRTPSINGNAGRDHYARAWSAVLGGAGMRGGLAIGETDQEGRAVTSQPYSSEDLMSTICHALGISLETTYRSPNGRPIKIAGGGKIIQPLFG